A portion of the Treponema rectale genome contains these proteins:
- a CDS encoding ribonuclease HII: MSLYVGFDEAGRGPLAGPVSAACVILPEDFPVEILNDSKKLSEKKRKAAETVIKEKACWGIGLVNHEEIDRINILQASLKAMQVAYKMMIIKLPEWCRKNSIIMPSEKELLAVTDGTFVPDVSCTVRCEPKADGKYPYVMAASILAKTCRDEIMMEYDRLYPQYGYAKHKGYPTPAHKQICRQIGPSPIQRLTFKY; the protein is encoded by the coding sequence ATGAGTCTATACGTTGGTTTTGATGAAGCCGGAAGGGGGCCTCTTGCCGGTCCTGTAAGTGCCGCATGTGTTATTCTGCCGGAGGATTTTCCTGTAGAAATCCTTAATGACAGTAAGAAACTTTCTGAAAAAAAACGGAAGGCCGCAGAAACTGTAATAAAAGAAAAGGCCTGCTGGGGAATCGGTCTTGTAAATCATGAAGAGATAGACAGGATAAACATACTTCAGGCCAGCCTTAAAGCTATGCAGGTTGCATATAAGATGATGATTATAAAACTTCCTGAGTGGTGCCGTAAAAATTCAATAATCATGCCGTCAGAAAAAGAACTTCTTGCCGTAACAGACGGTACTTTTGTTCCTGATGTTTCATGTACTGTCCGCTGTGAACCTAAAGCTGACGGTAAATATCCTTATGTCATGGCTGCAAGCATTCTGGCAAAAACCTGCCGTGATGAAATCATGATGGAATATGACAGGCTTTATCCTCAGTACGGATATGCAAAGCACAAGGGGTATCCGACTCCTGCCCATAAACAGATATGCCGCCAGATCGGACCATCTCCAATCCAGCGGCTTACTTTTAAGTATTAG
- a CDS encoding FN3 associated domain-containing protein produces the protein MKKISGFIKYLLFSLCISSAGAFSSKDILSPVSGQWVNVQPLVLNTSDGSEVYYSLSGSDPLVSGFSYDGPVVIDETGDVKVRIAVISKSGIRSDFTVMYTVKPSAFSTADSDTALLIQNINSNPILKYSSSGEFYIPKDFELSLNNSSVFEKGHNLLINKTSVLEHYAACTLKKDNLSWHFVIKVAETPSAEKLVKRSVPFTLDNWTDFTYTGENLIYQIDDEYWTASRELTVLDRTKPHVIRWQSIAYEEGNPVSEYVLPAMPVFSAVSAEDGSLEFKCSDSSYRFALNSDNLYSSVTADTFEGNTLNRSEVFKVYCSNVYQGTVHFDFFVDRQNPAQPVFESTTQDGFARSEVKVKIRCDEEDAGIYYSVSEPVESASAFEETALAELAKTSTGDFRKYDGSVILLKSPSKNASYFKICAYSLDRSGNRSSVAEYDVIIDQYNYYLNSSPKNNSSVHDGSWSSPFRTFEEALAVINSQKSTRVHVTGNIEITKPLSVIERDCVFICRDARFVFAPQSALQVNGASVEVSNCIIERTDDSSRDGELPFITVEKGKLLLDNVEVVGIYIGDGILINSAESEICVSRSGLTVQSQSYACALSASDSTVSIQDSRITSSAPNCVNVTMHGGSAEILSDMFYLIGRVGHCLELAGTSAGISSNTFSLQLDSKKSKDSWLWQDIKAKIKVKAENTVLCLD, from the coding sequence ATGAAAAAGATTTCCGGTTTCATTAAATATTTACTTTTCTCATTGTGTATTTCTTCTGCCGGTGCTTTTTCTTCAAAAGATATTCTGTCGCCGGTTTCAGGTCAGTGGGTCAATGTTCAGCCTCTTGTGCTGAATACTTCTGATGGCAGTGAAGTATATTATTCTCTTTCAGGCAGTGATCCTCTTGTATCAGGGTTTTCTTATGACGGACCTGTCGTGATTGATGAAACCGGGGATGTAAAGGTACGGATTGCCGTCATTTCAAAAAGCGGAATACGTTCTGACTTTACCGTCATGTATACGGTAAAACCCTCTGCTTTTTCGACTGCTGACTCTGATACCGCACTGCTCATTCAGAATATAAATTCAAATCCTATCCTTAAGTATTCTTCGTCCGGAGAATTTTATATTCCAAAGGATTTTGAGCTGTCGCTTAATAATTCTTCTGTTTTTGAGAAAGGTCATAATCTTTTAATAAATAAAACTTCCGTTCTTGAACATTATGCAGCCTGCACCTTAAAGAAAGATAATTTAAGCTGGCATTTTGTAATAAAGGTTGCAGAAACTCCTTCCGCTGAGAAACTTGTAAAACGGAGCGTGCCTTTTACTCTTGATAACTGGACGGATTTTACTTATACGGGAGAAAATCTTATCTATCAGATTGATGATGAATACTGGACTGCTTCAAGGGAACTGACTGTTCTCGACAGAACAAAGCCTCATGTCATAAGGTGGCAGTCAATTGCATACGAGGAAGGCAATCCTGTAAGTGAATATGTTCTTCCTGCCATGCCGGTATTCAGTGCAGTAAGTGCAGAGGACGGCAGCCTTGAGTTTAAGTGTTCTGACAGTTCCTACAGATTTGCCCTGAACTCTGATAATCTTTATTCTTCCGTAACGGCGGATACTTTTGAAGGAAATACTTTAAATCGCTCTGAGGTATTTAAGGTCTATTGTTCCAATGTTTATCAGGGAACAGTTCATTTTGATTTTTTTGTTGACAGGCAGAATCCGGCTCAGCCCGTATTTGAAAGTACGACTCAGGATGGTTTTGCCCGGAGTGAAGTAAAAGTAAAAATCAGATGTGATGAAGAAGATGCGGGGATTTATTATTCCGTAAGTGAACCTGTTGAATCTGCCTCTGCTTTTGAAGAAACTGCACTGGCTGAACTTGCAAAGACTTCTACGGGAGATTTCCGTAAATATGACGGATCTGTGATACTTCTTAAGTCTCCCTCAAAAAATGCTTCGTATTTCAAGATATGTGCATATTCTTTAGACCGGAGCGGAAACAGGAGTTCTGTTGCTGAATATGATGTAATTATTGATCAGTATAATTATTATCTTAATTCTTCACCAAAAAATAATTCTTCCGTTCATGACGGAAGCTGGTCATCTCCATTCAGGACATTTGAAGAAGCTCTGGCTGTCATTAATTCACAGAAGTCAACCAGGGTACATGTTACGGGGAATATAGAAATAACAAAACCTCTGTCTGTAATAGAACGGGACTGTGTTTTTATCTGCAGGGACGCCCGCTTTGTTTTTGCACCGCAGTCAGCTTTGCAGGTAAACGGAGCATCGGTTGAAGTTTCCAATTGTATAATTGAGCGTACTGATGATTCGTCAAGAGATGGTGAACTGCCGTTTATAACTGTAGAAAAAGGAAAACTGCTTCTTGATAATGTTGAAGTTGTGGGTATTTATATAGGAGACGGAATTCTTATAAATTCTGCTGAATCAGAGATATGCGTTTCCAGATCCGGACTTACGGTTCAGTCTCAGTCATATGCATGTGCACTGTCTGCTTCTGACAGTACCGTCAGTATTCAGGATAGCCGCATAACTTCTTCTGCTCCCAACTGTGTCAATGTTACAATGCACGGCGGCTCTGCAGAAATTTTATCTGACATGTTTTATCTGATTGGAAGGGTAGGGCATTGTCTTGAACTTGCAGGAACATCAGCCGGTATAAGCAGCAATACCTTCAGTCTGCAGCTGGATTCAAAAAAATCAAAGGATTCCTGGCTCTGGCAGGATATTAAAGCAAAAATAAAAGTTAAGGCAGAAAATACTGTTCTTTGTTTGGATTAA
- a CDS encoding cysteine desulfurase family protein, which produces MYLREHYFDNAATSFPDADILREALDFSLEHWANPSSIHAAGTDAKKALESCRAECAAALGVKPQTIFFTSGGTESDHIPLLSILSRPQKGSFIVSAIEHPALREMAKMITNTGWKMITVNPDKNGFIQPQSIIDALQEDTVFVTVMAVNNETGAVQDIPGIASALNEYSASHRKVFFHVDCVQAAGKIPLNLNIKGIDSAAFSAHKIHGPRGAGILYLNREINSFLKGGGQEKSVRSGTENLFGAKAFASCLKKYLISEKNPSSMNSFRDQELITSSFIKKIKTLKNCRIIPSCRENESDDHHFSPFVLQASFIGIPGQVMERALSEKGFYISTGSACSSSHAGRPVLDTMQLSAKEKESAVRFSFDTSCTQKAADELFEAVKEICLLFT; this is translated from the coding sequence ATGTATTTACGAGAACACTACTTTGATAATGCCGCAACAAGTTTTCCGGATGCGGACATACTGAGGGAAGCTTTAGATTTTTCACTGGAACACTGGGCAAATCCCTCAAGTATTCATGCTGCAGGAACAGATGCAAAAAAAGCACTGGAATCCTGCCGTGCAGAATGTGCCGCCGCACTGGGAGTAAAGCCGCAGACAATTTTCTTTACCTCTGGAGGAACAGAAAGTGATCATATTCCGCTTCTTTCAATACTTTCGCGACCTCAGAAAGGAAGTTTTATTGTAAGCGCAATCGAGCATCCTGCCCTGAGAGAAATGGCAAAAATGATAACGAATACAGGGTGGAAAATGATAACGGTTAATCCTGATAAAAACGGCTTTATCCAGCCCCAGAGCATTATTGATGCCCTTCAGGAAGATACAGTTTTCGTTACAGTAATGGCCGTAAATAATGAAACCGGAGCAGTTCAGGATATACCGGGGATTGCATCTGCGCTGAATGAATACTCTGCGAGCCACAGAAAAGTTTTCTTCCATGTAGACTGCGTTCAGGCAGCCGGAAAAATTCCACTGAACCTGAATATAAAAGGAATAGATTCAGCAGCTTTCAGTGCCCATAAAATTCACGGGCCTAGAGGTGCAGGCATTCTCTATTTAAACAGAGAAATCAATTCCTTCCTGAAAGGCGGCGGTCAGGAAAAGTCAGTACGCTCAGGAACAGAAAATTTATTCGGAGCAAAAGCTTTTGCATCCTGCCTGAAAAAATATCTGATTTCTGAAAAGAATCCCTCTTCAATGAACTCTTTCAGGGATCAGGAACTTATAACTTCGTCCTTCATAAAAAAAATAAAAACCTTAAAAAACTGCAGGATTATTCCGTCCTGCCGCGAAAATGAAAGCGACGACCACCACTTTTCTCCTTTTGTACTTCAGGCATCATTCATTGGAATTCCAGGTCAGGTTATGGAACGGGCTTTAAGCGAAAAAGGCTTCTATATTTCTACCGGAAGCGCCTGCTCTTCCAGTCACGCAGGCCGTCCTGTACTTGATACAATGCAGCTGAGTGCAAAAGAAAAAGAAAGTGCAGTCCGGTTCAGTTTTGATACATCCTGTACGCAAAAAGCTGCGGATGAACTGTTTGAAGCCGTAAAAGAAATCTGTCTTTTATTTACTTGA
- a CDS encoding ATP-dependent Clp protease ATP-binding subunit, producing MNNLSLSPRAQRLLVALAPDEAYKLGSTVLEPEHVILALLKSGDGLGYITLRTLRMNVLTLQLAIEQSMTAKIADIEVYDLPHSQRLKNVMELANAEASRSGLSYVGTEHFLLGAVSENPSLMNNYFKKAGITYEQLRNAVMDVEKKVPSSARIDGTFKPGIPGADGELLMSDGTSRRKPNANSILETFSRDLTLKAQEDEADPVIGRGNEIQRLIQILSRRQKNNPILVGEPGVGKTAVVEGLAARIVKGNVPKNLLDKRVLCLDLAAMIAGTKYRGEFEERMKRVMKEIRETRNVILFIDEIHTIIGAGGPEGSMDASNMMKPALSRGELQVIGATTSKEYRKYFEKDSALARRFQKIVVDEPDQVESIAILQGLKRKYEEFHNVIYDDDVIPAVVKYSSRYINERFLPDKAIDILDEAGAAKKIIDDERPSEAYELEKEIESLTEKKTVLVQQQDYEKAAMIRDKVGELRHRLDEVNREWKNSGKSAAKHVTVDDILSIISMTTGIDVEQLDDGESHRLVKMEEYIHQTVIGQDEAVRLICSAVRRNRAGVSSVKRPIGSFIFLGPTGVGKTQLAKTLAKFLFGTEDALIRIDMSDYMEKHNASRLVGAPPGYVGYDEGGTLTEKVRQHPYSVVLLDEIEKAHSDIFNLLLQMLEEGELSDNLGHTVSFKNTIVIMTSNAGARNIMAENRMGFSLSSSGVLPYDDIKSSAMEELKRIMTPELLNRVDDVVVFSPLEKEQINSILNIQLRELELRLGEQNLSLCIKPKAREYLIEHGYDPSMGARPLRRLIEREIEDELATLILSGKRGNSATVMVDYNGEKITVRFKKEKHENKTQQTLLVENV from the coding sequence GTGAATAATCTTAGTCTTTCGCCGAGAGCACAGCGGCTTCTGGTAGCTCTTGCCCCTGATGAAGCATATAAACTGGGAAGTACGGTTCTTGAACCTGAACATGTTATTCTTGCACTTTTAAAATCCGGAGACGGACTTGGTTATATAACGCTTCGTACCTTGAGAATGAATGTCCTTACCCTCCAGCTTGCCATTGAGCAGAGCATGACTGCAAAAATTGCAGATATAGAGGTTTATGACCTTCCTCATTCACAGCGTCTTAAGAATGTTATGGAACTGGCAAATGCAGAGGCTTCCCGTTCCGGACTTTCGTATGTCGGTACGGAACATTTTCTTCTTGGTGCCGTAAGTGAAAATCCTTCACTTATGAATAATTATTTTAAGAAAGCCGGAATTACCTATGAGCAGCTGCGGAATGCAGTTATGGACGTAGAAAAAAAAGTTCCTTCTTCTGCCAGAATTGACGGTACTTTTAAACCGGGAATTCCTGGAGCCGACGGTGAGCTTCTCATGTCTGACGGTACAAGCAGAAGAAAACCGAATGCAAATTCAATTCTTGAAACATTCAGCCGTGATCTTACTCTTAAAGCTCAGGAAGATGAAGCTGATCCTGTAATCGGACGTGGAAATGAAATTCAGCGCCTTATTCAGATTTTAAGCCGCCGGCAGAAAAATAATCCTATTCTCGTAGGAGAGCCGGGAGTCGGTAAAACTGCTGTGGTTGAAGGACTTGCTGCAAGAATTGTTAAGGGAAACGTTCCGAAGAATCTTCTTGATAAGAGGGTTTTATGTCTTGACCTTGCGGCAATGATTGCAGGAACAAAATACCGCGGAGAATTTGAAGAACGCATGAAGCGTGTAATGAAGGAAATCCGTGAGACTAGAAATGTAATTCTTTTTATTGATGAGATTCATACGATAATCGGTGCAGGCGGTCCGGAAGGTTCAATGGATGCAAGCAATATGATGAAGCCTGCCTTAAGCCGGGGTGAACTTCAGGTTATCGGTGCGACTACCAGCAAGGAATACAGAAAGTATTTTGAAAAAGACAGTGCCCTTGCCAGACGCTTTCAGAAAATTGTAGTAGATGAACCGGACCAGGTGGAATCAATTGCAATACTTCAGGGATTAAAACGTAAGTATGAAGAATTTCATAACGTAATTTACGATGATGATGTAATTCCTGCCGTTGTTAAATACAGTTCAAGATATATAAACGAACGGTTTTTACCGGATAAGGCAATTGATATTCTTGATGAGGCTGGTGCTGCAAAAAAAATCATTGATGATGAGCGTCCTTCTGAAGCTTATGAACTTGAAAAAGAAATAGAATCTCTTACAGAAAAAAAGACTGTTCTTGTACAGCAGCAGGACTATGAAAAGGCTGCAATGATCAGGGATAAAGTCGGAGAACTTCGCCATCGTCTTGATGAAGTTAACCGTGAATGGAAAAACAGCGGAAAGTCGGCTGCAAAACATGTTACCGTGGATGATATACTTTCAATAATAAGTATGACAACAGGAATTGACGTAGAGCAGCTGGATGACGGAGAAAGTCATCGCCTTGTTAAAATGGAAGAATATATTCATCAGACTGTAATTGGTCAGGATGAAGCTGTCCGGCTTATCTGCAGTGCCGTCCGCAGAAACAGAGCCGGTGTTTCTTCCGTAAAGCGTCCAATCGGATCTTTTATTTTCCTTGGTCCTACCGGTGTCGGAAAAACACAGCTTGCAAAAACTCTTGCCAAATTCTTATTCGGTACGGAAGATGCCCTTATAAGAATTGATATGAGTGATTATATGGAAAAGCATAATGCTTCCCGTCTTGTAGGAGCTCCTCCTGGATATGTAGGCTATGATGAGGGAGGCACACTTACAGAAAAAGTAAGGCAGCATCCTTATTCTGTTGTCCTTCTGGACGAAATAGAAAAAGCTCACTCTGATATATTCAACCTGCTGCTGCAGATGCTTGAGGAAGGGGAACTTTCTGACAACCTCGGTCATACCGTCAGTTTTAAAAATACCATTGTAATCATGACAAGTAATGCCGGTGCAAGAAACATTATGGCAGAAAACCGCATGGGATTTTCACTTTCCTCTTCAGGTGTCCTTCCTTATGACGACATTAAATCCAGTGCCATGGAGGAGCTTAAGCGCATCATGACTCCGGAACTTCTCAACCGTGTGGACGATGTTGTTGTATTCAGCCCTCTTGAGAAAGAACAGATTAATTCAATCCTTAATATTCAGCTTAGGGAACTTGAACTCAGGCTTGGTGAGCAGAACCTTTCTCTGTGCATAAAACCTAAAGCAAGGGAGTATCTCATTGAGCACGGTTATGATCCTTCAATGGGTGCCCGCCCTTTGCGCCGCCTTATTGAAAGGGAAATTGAAGATGAGCTTGCAACTCTCATTCTGTCCGGAAAGAGGGGAAATTCTGCAACCGTAATGGTTGATTATAACGGAGAAAAGATAACCGTCCGTTTTAAGAAAGAAAAGCATGAAAATAAAACTCAGCAGACTTTACTTGTTGAAAATGTCTGA
- a CDS encoding 3-dehydroquinate synthase produces MDLKESDTFTLQYPQNSGFDKTDIHFYSGKVDLDSIYFSNTDSNIKRLFVTDTNIAALECMKPFISRFLPENTIKNIKINDVFKNGSDFLLVLGPGEAFKTVQNVLKIVSTAIDEDFNRNSLFVSIGGGVLCDMTGFAASMFKRGIEVEFVPTTLLADVDAAIGGKTGCDFESYKNMIGAFYPARALHVFSSFIQTLPEKEYLSGLAEALKTALLFSPEMTELFKTKQKDILSRNPEIINTIITECAKAKASIVFKDFKERGERAFLNLGHTFGHALESTAGLGSVTHGEGVAWGMARAAELSFNLGLCSEKYKTECLSLISSYGYDAKSIPHCLSGQKQAQLIKAMHKDKKNSSSSVKVILQKNFQDTFITEVSDNDILNVLKD; encoded by the coding sequence ATGGATTTAAAAGAATCAGATACATTCACTTTACAGTATCCCCAGAACTCGGGTTTTGATAAAACTGACATTCATTTTTATTCAGGGAAAGTTGATTTAGATTCAATTTACTTTTCAAATACCGACTCAAATATAAAACGGCTTTTTGTAACGGATACAAACATTGCTGCATTGGAATGCATGAAACCCTTCATTTCACGCTTTCTGCCTGAAAACACCATCAAAAACATTAAAATAAATGATGTATTCAAAAACGGCAGTGACTTTCTTTTAGTCCTCGGACCTGGAGAAGCTTTTAAAACAGTTCAGAATGTTCTCAAAATAGTAAGTACGGCCATTGATGAAGATTTCAACAGAAATTCTCTTTTTGTTTCCATAGGAGGCGGAGTTCTCTGTGACATGACAGGTTTTGCCGCCAGCATGTTCAAGCGGGGAATTGAAGTAGAATTTGTTCCAACCACCCTGCTTGCTGACGTAGACGCGGCAATCGGAGGAAAAACCGGCTGTGATTTTGAATCCTATAAAAACATGATAGGAGCTTTTTATCCGGCAAGAGCCCTGCATGTATTCAGCAGTTTTATCCAGACACTGCCGGAAAAAGAATACCTGTCTGGACTTGCAGAAGCGCTTAAAACAGCCCTTCTATTTTCTCCGGAAATGACGGAACTGTTCAAGACAAAACAGAAAGACATACTTTCCAGAAATCCGGAAATCATAAATACCATCATAACTGAATGTGCAAAAGCAAAAGCTTCCATCGTTTTTAAGGATTTTAAAGAAAGAGGAGAACGGGCTTTTCTTAATCTTGGACATACCTTCGGACATGCCCTTGAGTCCACAGCCGGACTGGGTTCTGTAACCCATGGAGAAGGAGTTGCCTGGGGAATGGCCAGAGCCGCTGAACTTTCTTTTAACCTCGGCTTATGCTCAGAAAAATATAAGACAGAATGCCTGTCCTTAATATCTTCATATGGATACGATGCAAAAAGCATTCCCCACTGTCTCAGCGGTCAGAAACAGGCACAGCTGATAAAAGCAATGCACAAGGATAAAAAGAACAGTTCTTCTTCAGTGAAAGTAATTCTCCAGAAAAACTTCCAGGATACTTTCATAACTGAAGTTTCTGATAATGACATTCTGAATGTTTTGAAGGATTAA
- a CDS encoding DUF3276 family protein, whose amino-acid sequence MAIRGELFTNQVNLDNRSYYFNVKENRNGDIFLQIVESKIKDGEERRDIVVFADDMKDFFKGLDESLTYIEKVKKERAKIRAEKKAAKAAKFNPDGAESEKTAKKVYRRKGESRLVAEKRAEKKDDGIKRTGKVIHITSKRNADSEKTEY is encoded by the coding sequence ATGGCTATCAGAGGAGAACTTTTTACCAATCAGGTTAATCTTGATAACAGAAGCTATTATTTTAATGTGAAGGAAAACCGTAACGGAGATATTTTCCTCCAGATCGTAGAAAGCAAGATAAAAGACGGAGAAGAACGCCGTGACATCGTAGTATTTGCAGATGACATGAAAGACTTCTTCAAGGGACTGGATGAATCCCTTACTTACATCGAAAAAGTAAAGAAAGAAAGAGCTAAAATCAGGGCAGAAAAAAAGGCCGCAAAAGCTGCAAAATTCAATCCTGATGGAGCAGAATCAGAAAAAACAGCAAAAAAAGTTTACCGCCGCAAGGGCGAAAGCCGTCTGGTTGCTGAAAAACGCGCAGAAAAGAAAGACGACGGTATTAAACGTACTGGAAAAGTAATTCACATTACGTCAAAAAGAAATGCTGATTCAGAAAAAACTGAATACTGA
- a CDS encoding phosphoribosyltransferase: MKEFLQYDEVRNNALILADKIYREDNFVPDIIYTSLRGGAYMANVISEYYKVALKNHKPVLYAAVVARSYTDVSKHEAVRIDGWTYSPEYLRMGDKVMLVDDIYDSGRTLNYLVSILLEKGVPRENIKVVVHDYKVYHYKEQPPVRPDYWCRKFEINNPEQNPWINYNSHELVGLTSTELEENYYKPYPELRKILEPLFKQDN, encoded by the coding sequence ATGAAAGAATTTTTACAGTATGATGAAGTAAGAAATAATGCTCTTATATTGGCTGATAAAATTTATCGGGAAGATAATTTTGTTCCTGATATAATTTATACCTCCCTCAGGGGCGGAGCTTATATGGCAAACGTTATCAGTGAATACTATAAGGTTGCCCTGAAAAATCATAAACCTGTTCTTTACGCTGCTGTCGTAGCACGAAGTTATACAGATGTTTCAAAGCATGAAGCTGTCAGAATTGACGGATGGACTTACTCACCGGAATATCTCCGTATGGGAGATAAAGTTATGCTGGTTGATGATATTTATGATTCAGGAAGAACTCTTAATTATCTTGTAAGCATTCTTCTTGAAAAAGGCGTTCCTAGAGAAAACATTAAGGTTGTAGTTCATGATTACAAGGTTTATCATTATAAGGAACAGCCTCCTGTAAGACCTGATTACTGGTGCAGGAAATTTGAAATAAATAATCCGGAACAGAATCCATGGATCAACTATAACAGCCATGAGCTTGTTGGTCTTACCTCTACTGAACTTGAGGAAAACTATTATAAGCCGTATCCGGAACTTAGAAAAATTCTTGAACCGCTTTTTAAGCAGGATAATTAG
- the tmk gene encoding dTMP kinase, whose product MVLNNFIVFEGIDGAGTTTQLNLLKETPETRNSYYTAEPSAAPTGVFLRQMLKGSFKITNETAAYLFAADRNEHVNGELFSEGNHLITGIKKACESGKTVICDRYFFSSLAYQSIGCDREVPERLNEGFPLPKLLFYFDIEAKDALKRVDSRGEREIYEKEDFLSRTVTEYRRVISEYSEKGRKEGMKTVIIDATDTRENIAAIIQKEIKALL is encoded by the coding sequence ATGGTATTAAATAATTTTATTGTGTTTGAAGGTATTGACGGAGCCGGAACCACGACACAGCTGAACCTTCTTAAAGAAACACCGGAAACAAGAAATTCATACTATACAGCAGAACCCTCTGCCGCACCGACAGGAGTATTTCTGCGCCAGATGCTTAAAGGCTCTTTTAAAATAACAAATGAAACTGCAGCCTATCTTTTTGCCGCAGACAGAAATGAGCATGTAAACGGAGAACTTTTTTCAGAAGGAAATCATCTTATTACGGGAATAAAAAAAGCCTGTGAATCAGGAAAAACCGTCATCTGTGACAGATATTTCTTTTCAAGCCTTGCATATCAGAGCATAGGCTGTGACAGGGAAGTACCGGAACGGCTGAATGAAGGCTTTCCGCTTCCAAAACTGCTTTTTTATTTTGATATTGAAGCAAAAGATGCCTTAAAACGCGTAGATTCCAGAGGTGAACGGGAAATTTACGAAAAAGAAGACTTTCTGTCCAGAACAGTTACTGAATACAGGAGGGTAATCAGCGAATATTCTGAAAAAGGCAGAAAAGAAGGCATGAAAACTGTCATAATCGATGCCACTGATACAAGGGAAAATATAGCAGCAATAATACAGAAGGAAATAAAAGCCCTGCTCTGA